Proteins co-encoded in one Pseudomonas fluorescens genomic window:
- a CDS encoding DUF6402 family protein gives MPAPTPVTAQLTPSSDKKPAEAAVDHFQITDIPGVMRKMGWKESARIMQRWFDGAPFVMSSSEKRGRLAVDKITQEKLFDDLDFEWLTSSSPHTGETIKELIAKAASPSQYNELIGRQKGLTQLAPGLLQFMTCMRTLGVLDEANQDLARGAHDYSALSARMLESATQYNFRSIGITTSEKKNNPLDDVYGTLGGFVIKFAVTKFSTTPKTKKMAATLTIEEIGCYVRDTYEFLNEDGSDQLLGYWNHDGVVRPSIFAYLTSPETYESEGKVYFKVTNDSYNNYRSKLGKGGDLFVYSTVKKIPVSIHHRFTSADFAEFSQRSAKPKAMP, from the coding sequence ATGCCGGCACCCACTCCTGTAACAGCTCAACTCACCCCTTCCTCTGACAAGAAGCCAGCGGAAGCGGCCGTCGATCATTTCCAGATCACAGATATTCCAGGTGTGATGAGAAAAATGGGCTGGAAGGAAAGCGCTCGAATCATGCAGCGTTGGTTCGACGGTGCGCCTTTTGTGATGTCCTCAAGTGAGAAGCGGGGACGTCTTGCCGTTGACAAGATCACCCAAGAAAAACTGTTTGATGATTTGGATTTTGAATGGCTTACCTCTTCCTCACCCCACACAGGTGAAACCATCAAAGAGCTTATTGCGAAGGCCGCAAGCCCCAGTCAATACAATGAGCTTATTGGCCGTCAAAAGGGACTGACGCAGTTAGCACCGGGGCTTTTGCAATTTATGACTTGCATGAGAACGCTTGGAGTTCTTGATGAGGCTAACCAGGACCTTGCTAGGGGTGCTCATGACTACAGTGCCCTGAGTGCACGAATGCTGGAGTCTGCAACGCAATATAATTTTCGATCTATCGGGATTACCACTTCGGAAAAGAAGAATAATCCATTGGATGATGTGTACGGCACATTGGGTGGATTTGTTATTAAATTTGCAGTCACAAAATTCAGCACTACACCCAAGACGAAAAAAATGGCTGCTACATTAACGATTGAAGAAATTGGTTGTTATGTACGTGATACATATGAGTTTCTGAATGAAGATGGCAGCGACCAACTGCTTGGGTATTGGAATCACGACGGCGTTGTCAGGCCGAGCATTTTTGCATATTTAACTTCGCCGGAAACATATGAGTCTGAGGGGAAGGTTTACTTCAAAGTGACCAATGATAGTTACAATAATTACCGCAGCAAACTTGGCAAGGGTGGTGATTTGTTTGTGTACTCTACGGTCAAGAAAATTCCTGTATCCATTCATCATCGTTTTACCTCTGCAGATTTTGCAGAGTTTTCGCAACGATCAGCCAAGCCTAAGGCAATGCCATGA
- a CDS encoding PAAR domain-containing protein has translation MSGKPAARVSDPTACPLPGHGTNPIAAGSGDVFFDGLPAAREGDASACGGAMVGDLATTVLINGKPAATVGSVGSHGNKVTAGSGTVIIGNSHSPAPFVPPLPVEIQWPFSQHFVVRNPRTGTPVADRPYTLRTASGKEVKGVTDAKGRTRPIASHLAESVTLIVEEQTSLVIA, from the coding sequence ATGTCTGGCAAACCTGCAGCACGCGTATCCGACCCCACCGCTTGCCCGCTCCCCGGCCACGGCACCAACCCGATCGCCGCCGGTTCCGGCGACGTGTTCTTCGACGGCCTGCCGGCGGCCCGCGAAGGCGATGCCTCCGCGTGTGGTGGTGCGATGGTCGGCGATCTGGCGACGACGGTTCTGATCAACGGCAAACCGGCCGCCACGGTCGGTTCGGTTGGATCTCATGGCAATAAAGTAACGGCTGGATCCGGGACGGTGATTATCGGCAATTCGCATTCGCCCGCGCCGTTTGTGCCGCCGTTGCCGGTGGAGATTCAGTGGCCGTTTAGTCAGCATTTTGTGGTTCGTAATCCTAGAACCGGAACACCGGTCGCTGACCGGCCGTACACCTTGCGTACAGCCTCCGGTAAAGAGGTCAAGGGCGTTACTGATGCAAAAGGCCGAACGAGGCCTATTGCTTCCCACCTCGCTGAAAGTGTCACGCTTATCGTCGAAGAACAGACTTCGCTCGTGATTGCTTAA
- the tssE gene encoding type VI secretion system baseplate subunit TssE produces the protein MDGYGSLFERLNGDAELRKGRSLEASAMASVAAHLAKMLSTRAGSVQTLSDYGLPDLNDMRLSLHDSLSQARLAIESFIEAYEPRLSNVRVISLPRDHDQLRLAFSIEGLLEVEGFKRQVSFAARLDGSGQVKVT, from the coding sequence ATGGACGGATACGGCAGCCTTTTCGAACGCCTCAACGGCGACGCGGAACTACGCAAGGGCAGGAGCCTCGAGGCTTCGGCCATGGCGTCGGTGGCTGCCCATCTGGCCAAAATGCTCAGCACCCGGGCCGGCAGCGTGCAAACGCTGTCCGACTACGGGTTGCCCGATCTCAATGACATGCGCCTGAGCCTGCACGACTCCCTGAGTCAGGCCCGCCTGGCCATCGAAAGCTTCATCGAAGCCTACGAACCGCGCCTGAGCAACGTGCGTGTCATTTCCCTGCCGCGTGACCACGACCAGCTTCGCCTGGCCTTCAGCATCGAAGGCCTGCTGGAAGTCGAGGGTTTCAAGCGTCAGGTCAGTTTTGCCGCGCGCCTGGATGGCAGCGGTCAAGTGAAGGTCACCTAA
- the tssC gene encoding type VI secretion system contractile sheath large subunit, whose product MSTSAAQQNAAENGEYSILDSIIAETRLTPDDEAYDIAKRGVSAFIEELLKPQNNGEPVKKAMVDRMIAEIDAKLSRQMDEILHHPDFQALESSWRGLQLLVDRTNFRENIKIEILNVSKDDLLDDFEDSPEVMQSGLYKHIYTAEYGQFGGQPVGAIIANYYMSPSSPDVKLMQYVSSVACMSHAPFIAAAGPKFFGLESFTGLPDLKDLKDHFEGPQFAKWQSFRTSEDSRYVGLTVPRFLLRNPYDPEENPVKSFVYKENVANSHEHYLWGNTAYAFGTKLTDSFAKFRWCPNIIGPQSGGAVEDLPLHHFESMGEIETKIPTEVLVSDRREYELAEEGFISLTMRKGSDNAAFFSASSVQKPKFFGISAEGKAAELNYKLGTQLPYMMIVNRLAHYLKVLQREQLGSWKERTDLELELNKWIRQYVADQENPSAEVRGRRPLRAAQVIVSDVEGEPGWYRVSLNVRPHFKYMGADFTLSLVGKLDKE is encoded by the coding sequence ATGAGCACTAGCGCAGCACAACAGAACGCCGCCGAAAACGGCGAATACAGCATCCTCGACAGCATCATCGCCGAAACCCGCCTGACGCCGGACGACGAAGCCTACGACATCGCCAAGCGCGGTGTGTCGGCGTTCATCGAAGAGCTGCTCAAGCCGCAGAACAACGGTGAGCCGGTCAAGAAAGCCATGGTTGACCGCATGATCGCCGAGATCGATGCCAAGCTCAGCCGCCAGATGGACGAAATCCTGCACCACCCGGACTTCCAGGCCCTGGAATCGTCGTGGCGTGGCCTGCAACTGCTGGTCGACCGCACCAACTTCCGCGAAAACATCAAGATCGAAATCCTCAACGTCTCCAAGGACGACCTGCTGGACGACTTCGAAGATTCGCCGGAAGTGATGCAGTCGGGCCTGTACAAGCACATCTACACCGCTGAATACGGCCAGTTCGGTGGTCAGCCGGTTGGCGCGATCATTGCCAACTACTACATGTCCCCAAGCTCGCCGGACGTGAAACTGATGCAGTACGTGTCCAGCGTAGCCTGCATGTCCCACGCGCCGTTCATCGCCGCCGCCGGCCCGAAATTCTTCGGTCTGGAAAGCTTCACCGGTCTGCCGGACCTGAAGGATCTGAAAGATCACTTCGAAGGCCCGCAATTCGCCAAATGGCAGAGCTTCCGTACCTCCGAAGACTCCCGCTATGTCGGCCTGACCGTTCCGCGTTTCCTGCTGCGTAACCCGTACGACCCGGAAGAAAACCCGGTCAAATCGTTCGTGTACAAGGAAAACGTTGCCAACAGCCACGAGCACTACCTGTGGGGCAACACCGCTTACGCGTTCGGCACCAAGCTGACCGACAGCTTCGCCAAATTCCGCTGGTGCCCGAACATCATCGGCCCACAGAGCGGCGGCGCGGTTGAAGACCTGCCTCTGCACCACTTCGAAAGCATGGGCGAAATCGAAACCAAGATTCCTACGGAAGTTCTGGTTTCCGACCGTCGTGAATACGAACTGGCCGAGGAAGGCTTCATCTCCCTCACCATGCGCAAAGGCTCCGACAACGCGGCGTTCTTCTCCGCAAGCTCGGTGCAGAAGCCGAAGTTCTTCGGCATCAGCGCAGAAGGCAAGGCGGCAGAGCTGAACTACAAGCTCGGCACCCAACTGCCGTACATGATGATCGTCAACCGCCTGGCTCACTACCTGAAAGTGCTGCAGCGCGAGCAACTCGGTTCGTGGAAAGAGCGCACCGACCTCGAGCTGGAACTGAACAAGTGGATCCGCCAGTACGTGGCCGACCAGGAAAACCCGAGCGCCGAAGTGCGTGGCCGTCGTCCGCTGCGCGCTGCGCAAGTGATCGTCAGCGACGTTGAAGGCGAGCCGGGCTGGTACCGCGTCAGCCTGAACGTGCGTCCGCACTTCAAGTACATGGGTGCCGATTTCACCCTGTCGCTGGTTGGCAAGCTGGACAAAGAGTAA
- the tssB gene encoding type VI secretion system contractile sheath small subunit has product MAKEGSVAPKERINVTFKPATGGAQEEIELPLKLLAIGDYTHRKDDRKIEDRKPISIDKMTFDEVLAKQELGLTLSVPNRLQEDGEADELAVQLRVNSMKDFNPASLVEQVPELKKLMELRDALVALKGPLGNAPAFRKAIEGVLADDESRGRVLGELGLNAAAPDA; this is encoded by the coding sequence ATGGCCAAAGAAGGCTCGGTAGCCCCCAAGGAACGCATCAACGTCACCTTCAAACCCGCCACCGGCGGTGCTCAGGAAGAGATTGAACTGCCGCTGAAGCTGCTGGCAATCGGTGACTACACCCACCGCAAGGACGATCGCAAGATCGAGGATCGCAAGCCGATCAGCATCGACAAGATGACCTTCGACGAAGTGCTGGCCAAGCAAGAGCTGGGTCTGACGCTGAGCGTGCCGAACCGTCTGCAGGAAGATGGCGAGGCCGACGAGCTGGCCGTGCAACTGCGCGTCAACTCCATGAAGGACTTCAACCCGGCCAGCCTGGTCGAGCAAGTGCCTGAGCTGAAAAAACTGATGGAACTGCGCGACGCGCTGGTGGCCCTCAAAGGCCCGCTGGGTAACGCACCTGCGTTCCGTAAAGCCATCGAAGGCGTGCTCGCCGACGATGAATCCCGCGGTCGCGTACTCGGTGAGCTGGGCCTGAACGCCGCAGCCCCGGACGCTTGA
- the tssA gene encoding type VI secretion system protein TssA: protein MSYSSKLSAHYLELAKVSVSKENFAGEDVRFSSEFEALESELAKASSMHESGQIDWLKIRENSENLLRTQSKDLRVGAWLTWSLYQRESFPGLLAGLGFLHHLSENNWAEIHPLKPRTRAAAIGWLVPRLEQVITENIAIKEQLPMFRQLSEHLSGLDAACTEHLGDDAPLLLPLSRRLKTMIQRAADNQPAPGVVGAAVAQVKQAATQLLAPGAPIDNEKEAHKALRAQQESARPLCAWWLKQKATDLRALRLNRTLLWMTIDAVPERNAEQITVLRGLPVDKLKQYQDRFDQGKYADLLVELEASLAKAPFWFDGQRMVWECLQNLNAELAMREVEIHFALLIQRLPGIIELRFHDGAPFADPSTRAWIAANVMPHLQSASAPRKVETENAETQPAWEKALEEVQPILRKEGLKPAVQILKQGLQSAHGGRERFFWQFALARLCFLAKKYELAKNQLETLDQTLQDSGLHAWEPDLALEVLHLLHSCCELLPQNHAVRERKEEIYRRLCHLDLEVVLE from the coding sequence ATGTCCTACTCAAGCAAACTTTCCGCCCATTACCTCGAACTCGCTAAAGTCTCTGTTTCCAAAGAGAATTTTGCGGGTGAAGACGTTCGTTTCTCGAGCGAATTCGAGGCCCTGGAAAGCGAGCTGGCCAAAGCCTCGTCGATGCACGAAAGCGGGCAGATCGACTGGCTGAAAATTCGCGAAAACAGCGAAAACCTCCTGCGTACCCAATCCAAGGATTTGCGTGTCGGCGCCTGGCTGACCTGGTCGCTGTACCAGCGCGAATCCTTCCCCGGCCTGCTGGCCGGCCTCGGTTTTCTGCACCATCTGTCGGAAAACAACTGGGCCGAGATTCACCCGCTCAAACCCCGCACCCGGGCCGCCGCCATCGGCTGGCTGGTGCCGCGTCTTGAGCAGGTGATCACCGAGAACATCGCGATCAAGGAACAGCTGCCGATGTTCCGGCAGTTGTCCGAACACCTGTCCGGTCTCGACGCGGCCTGCACCGAGCATCTGGGCGATGATGCACCGTTGTTGCTGCCGCTTTCCCGCCGTCTGAAAACCATGATCCAGCGCGCCGCCGACAACCAGCCGGCGCCCGGCGTGGTGGGGGCTGCGGTGGCCCAGGTCAAGCAGGCGGCAACTCAGTTGCTGGCCCCCGGCGCGCCGATCGACAACGAGAAAGAAGCCCACAAGGCCCTGCGCGCCCAGCAGGAAAGCGCCCGTCCGTTGTGCGCCTGGTGGCTCAAGCAGAAAGCCACAGACCTGCGCGCCCTGCGCCTCAACCGCACCTTGCTGTGGATGACGATCGACGCGGTGCCCGAGCGCAACGCCGAGCAGATCACTGTGTTGCGTGGGTTGCCGGTCGACAAGCTCAAGCAGTATCAGGACCGTTTCGATCAGGGCAAATACGCCGACCTACTGGTGGAACTGGAGGCGAGCCTGGCGAAGGCGCCATTCTGGTTCGATGGCCAGAGGATGGTCTGGGAATGTCTCCAGAACCTCAACGCCGAGCTGGCCATGCGCGAAGTGGAAATCCACTTCGCGCTTTTGATTCAGCGCCTGCCCGGCATCATTGAGCTGCGTTTCCATGACGGCGCGCCGTTCGCCGATCCGTCCACCCGGGCGTGGATCGCCGCCAACGTCATGCCGCACCTGCAAAGCGCCAGCGCGCCGCGCAAGGTCGAAACCGAAAACGCCGAAACCCAGCCAGCCTGGGAAAAGGCCCTCGAAGAAGTCCAGCCGATCCTGCGCAAGGAAGGCCTCAAGCCCGCGGTGCAGATCCTCAAGCAGGGTCTGCAATCGGCGCACGGCGGCCGCGAACGCTTCTTCTGGCAGTTCGCCCTCGCGCGGCTGTGCTTCCTGGCCAAGAAATACGAACTGGCCAAGAACCAGCTCGAAACCCTCGATCAGACATTACAGGACTCAGGCCTGCACGCCTGGGAGCCCGATCTTGCATTGGAAGTGCTGCACCTGCTGCACAGTTGCTGCGAGTTGTTGCCGCAGAACCATGCCGTACGTGAACGCAAGGAAGAGATTTATCGCAGGCTGTGCCACCTCGACCTCGAAGTGGTACTCGAATAG
- a CDS encoding CDP-alcohol phosphatidyltransferase family protein has product MDENRRPIKTRSAGWAKRFTDELVKRDISPNQISVISMLFALFGAVTLYIDNGVAGSILCIAGIQLRLLCNLFDGMVAIEGGKQSAIGSLYNEFPDRVADSLLIVGLGFAIGQSDLGWFAALAAALTAYVRVFGGSLGLTQSFMGPMAKQHRMAVMTVALLLNVFETIYYATHYALLIALVIIALGSVATCVTRTLAIARQLKGNAHVDQ; this is encoded by the coding sequence ATGGATGAAAACAGACGGCCCATCAAGACCCGCTCGGCGGGCTGGGCGAAACGCTTCACGGATGAACTGGTCAAGCGGGACATCTCCCCCAACCAGATCTCCGTCATCAGCATGCTCTTCGCGCTGTTCGGCGCGGTGACGCTGTACATCGATAACGGCGTGGCCGGTTCGATCCTGTGCATCGCCGGCATTCAACTGCGGCTGCTTTGCAATCTGTTCGACGGGATGGTGGCGATCGAAGGCGGCAAGCAGTCGGCCATCGGCAGCCTGTACAACGAGTTTCCGGATCGGGTCGCGGACAGCCTGCTGATCGTCGGGCTGGGTTTTGCCATCGGCCAGTCCGATCTTGGCTGGTTTGCCGCACTGGCTGCCGCGCTCACGGCGTATGTCCGGGTGTTCGGTGGTTCACTCGGGCTCACCCAGAGCTTCATGGGGCCGATGGCCAAGCAGCACCGGATGGCGGTGATGACCGTGGCGTTGCTATTGAACGTGTTCGAAACCATCTACTACGCGACCCACTACGCTTTGCTGATCGCGCTGGTGATCATCGCCCTTGGCTCCGTCGCGACCTGCGTGACACGCACCCTGGCCATCGCCAGACAACTGAAGGGGAATGCCCATGTGGATCAGTAA
- a CDS encoding lysophospholipid acyltransferase family protein: MWISNALISVLRFLIGVTARWESPPDLTRQRIYYANHTSHMDTLAIIAALPPEARLNVKPVAAADYWGKNRFLSYISLKGLNAVLIERNPAPGTNVLEPIFDVVRAGHSIIIFPEGTRSTQPLPGEFKSGIFRLAETFPDVDLVPIYLENLHRSMPKGKHVPLPIICTIRIGDPLQRITGEEKKAFLERARDAIVRLSK; the protein is encoded by the coding sequence ATGTGGATCAGTAATGCGCTGATTTCGGTGCTGCGCTTCTTGATCGGCGTGACCGCCCGCTGGGAAAGCCCGCCGGATCTCACGCGCCAGCGCATCTACTACGCCAACCACACCAGCCATATGGACACCTTGGCAATCATCGCCGCACTGCCACCGGAAGCCCGATTGAACGTGAAACCGGTGGCGGCTGCCGACTACTGGGGCAAGAACCGTTTTCTGTCATATATCTCGCTGAAAGGACTGAATGCGGTGCTGATCGAGCGCAATCCGGCGCCGGGTACCAACGTGCTCGAGCCGATCTTCGATGTGGTGCGGGCCGGTCATTCGATCATCATTTTTCCTGAAGGGACGCGCTCCACTCAGCCACTGCCGGGGGAATTCAAATCCGGAATCTTCCGCCTGGCCGAGACTTTTCCCGACGTCGATCTGGTGCCGATCTACCTGGAAAACCTGCATCGCTCGATGCCCAAGGGCAAACATGTGCCGCTGCCGATCATCTGTACGATCCGCATCGGCGACCCGCTGCAAAGAATTACCGGCGAGGAAAAAAAGGCGTTTCTGGAACGGGCGCGTGACGCCATCGTGAGGTTGTCGAAATGA
- a CDS encoding phosphatidate cytidylyltransferase, with protein MSLETKFLWFFAAIAGLLAVASLIGGVLARRAKSESSIATIENLNQRVNAWWGMVIIFFVSWLLGPNATVVLFGFISLFALREFITLTPTARGDHNALFSAFFILIPLQYLLIGTHWYSMFTLLVPVYAFLLLPAIAVLSQDTEGFLERTAKIQWGVMICIYCISHAPALLLLDLQGFQGQNALLLFYLVFVVQMSDVLQYVFGKLFGKRKVAPLVSPSKTVEGLVGGGLSATLIGGCMFWMTPFSFWQSLLMSLVIVVMGFLGGLVMSAIKRSLSAKDWGTMIKGHGGMLDRMDSICFAAPIFFHLTRYFFSA; from the coding sequence ATGAGTCTGGAAACCAAGTTCCTGTGGTTCTTCGCGGCAATCGCCGGGTTGCTCGCGGTGGCTTCGCTGATTGGCGGCGTACTGGCACGCCGGGCGAAGAGCGAAAGCTCGATCGCGACCATCGAAAACCTCAACCAGCGCGTGAATGCCTGGTGGGGGATGGTCATTATTTTCTTCGTCTCCTGGCTGCTGGGCCCCAATGCGACGGTGGTGCTGTTCGGCTTCATTTCGCTGTTTGCGCTGCGCGAGTTCATCACCCTGACACCGACCGCGCGCGGTGACCATAACGCGCTTTTTTCGGCGTTTTTCATTCTGATCCCGCTGCAATACCTGCTGATCGGCACCCATTGGTATTCGATGTTCACGCTGCTGGTGCCGGTGTACGCGTTCCTGCTGCTGCCGGCGATTGCCGTGCTGAGCCAGGACACCGAGGGCTTCCTCGAGCGCACGGCAAAGATTCAGTGGGGCGTGATGATCTGCATCTACTGCATCAGCCATGCGCCGGCGCTGCTGTTGCTGGATCTGCAGGGTTTCCAGGGTCAGAACGCCCTGCTGCTGTTCTACCTGGTGTTCGTGGTGCAGATGAGCGACGTGTTGCAGTACGTGTTCGGCAAGCTCTTCGGCAAACGCAAGGTTGCGCCGCTGGTGAGCCCGTCGAAAACCGTGGAAGGACTGGTCGGCGGCGGATTGTCCGCCACGCTGATCGGTGGCTGCATGTTCTGGATGACACCGTTCAGCTTCTGGCAGTCGTTGCTGATGTCGCTGGTCATCGTGGTCATGGGCTTCCTCGGCGGTCTGGTCATGTCGGCGATCAAACGCAGCCTGAGCGCCAAGGACTGGGGCACGATGATCAAGGGCCACGGCGGGATGCTCGACCGGATGGACTCGATCTGTTTCGCCGCGCCGATCTTCTTCCACCTGACCCGGTACTTCTTTTCGGCCTGA
- a CDS encoding HU family DNA-binding protein, with protein sequence MRKPELAAAIAEKADLTKEQANRVLNAVLEEITGALHRKDSVTLVGFGTFLQRHRGARTGKNPQTGEPVKIKASNTVAFKPGKSLKDSVNP encoded by the coding sequence ATGCGTAAACCAGAACTCGCCGCTGCAATCGCTGAAAAAGCAGATCTGACCAAAGAACAGGCCAACCGCGTTCTCAACGCCGTTCTCGAAGAAATCACCGGCGCCCTGCACCGCAAGGACAGCGTCACGCTGGTGGGCTTCGGCACCTTCCTGCAACGCCACCGCGGCGCCCGCACCGGCAAAAACCCGCAAACCGGTGAACCGGTGAAGATCAAGGCCAGCAACACCGTTGCGTTCAAGCCAGGCAAATCGTTGAAAGACAGCGTCAATCCGTAA
- a CDS encoding NAD(P)/FAD-dependent oxidoreductase, translating into MNAPVVIVGTGLAGYNLAREFRKLDGETPLLLITADDGRSYSKPMLSTGFGKNKDADGLSMAEPGAMAEQLNAEIRTHTRISGIDPGHKRLWIGEEAVSYRDLILAWGAETVRVPIEGDGGDLVFPINDLEDYARFRAAAADKRRVLLLGAGLIGCEFANDLILGGYEVQLVAPCEQVMPTLLHPSAAAAVQAGLESLGARFHLGPVLTRLQKVADGLEAHLSDGQVIPCDVVVSAIGLRPRIDLAAAAGIQTNRGVVVDRHLQTSHANIYALGDCAEVDGLNLLYVMPLMSCARALAQTLAGNATAVSYGPMPITVKTPVCPLVVSPPPRGREGVWTVEGQGADIKALCHSADGQLLGYALTGAAVMEKLALNKQLPALLA; encoded by the coding sequence ATGAACGCACCTGTCGTAATCGTCGGCACCGGGCTTGCGGGTTACAACCTGGCCCGCGAGTTTCGCAAACTCGATGGCGAAACCCCGCTGCTGCTGATTACCGCCGATGACGGACGTTCCTACTCCAAGCCGATGCTGTCCACCGGTTTCGGCAAGAACAAGGACGCCGACGGCCTGAGCATGGCCGAGCCGGGTGCCATGGCCGAGCAACTGAACGCCGAGATCCGCACCCACACCCGCATCAGCGGCATCGATCCGGGCCACAAGCGCCTGTGGATCGGTGAGGAAGCGGTGAGTTATCGCGACCTGATCCTCGCCTGGGGCGCGGAAACCGTGCGTGTGCCGATCGAGGGCGACGGCGGGGATCTGGTGTTCCCGATCAACGACCTCGAAGATTACGCACGTTTTCGTGCTGCAGCGGCAGACAAGCGTCGGGTGTTGCTGCTCGGTGCCGGCCTGATCGGCTGCGAATTCGCCAACGACCTGATTCTGGGCGGCTATGAGGTGCAACTGGTTGCACCGTGCGAACAAGTGATGCCGACCCTGTTGCACCCGTCCGCCGCCGCAGCGGTGCAGGCCGGGCTGGAAAGCCTCGGCGCGCGCTTCCACCTCGGTCCGGTGCTGACCCGATTGCAAAAGGTCGCTGATGGGCTGGAAGCACACCTCTCCGATGGTCAGGTGATTCCGTGCGATGTGGTGGTGTCGGCCATCGGCCTGCGCCCGCGCATCGATCTGGCAGCGGCTGCCGGCATCCAGACCAATCGTGGTGTAGTGGTCGACCGTCACCTGCAAACTTCTCACGCCAACATTTACGCCCTGGGCGACTGCGCCGAGGTCGACGGGCTGAATCTTCTGTACGTCATGCCCCTCATGAGCTGTGCGCGTGCGTTGGCACAAACCCTGGCGGGCAATGCGACGGCGGTGAGCTACGGCCCGATGCCCATTACCGTGAAAACCCCGGTGTGCCCGTTGGTCGTTTCGCCACCGCCACGGGGCAGAGAAGGTGTCTGGACCGTTGAAGGGCAGGGCGCCGACATCAAGGCCCTGTGCCACAGCGCCGATGGTCAGCTCCTCGGTTACGCGCTGACCGGTGCAGCGGTGATGGAAAAACTCGCACTGAACAAACAGCTTCCGGCCTTGCTGGCGTAA
- a CDS encoding rubredoxin → MKKWQCIVCGLIYNEAEGWPDDGIAPGTAWQDVPEDWLCPDCGVGKMDFEMIEIN, encoded by the coding sequence ATGAAGAAGTGGCAATGCATCGTCTGTGGCCTGATCTACAACGAAGCCGAAGGTTGGCCGGATGACGGCATTGCGCCGGGCACCGCCTGGCAGGATGTGCCGGAAGACTGGCTGTGCCCGGACTGCGGCGTTGGCAAGATGGACTTCGAAATGATCGAAATCAACTGA
- a CDS encoding chorismate lyase, which yields MQHTNAPLWRPQSELTPLPDTSTLDWLFDEGSLTRRLTRLSDDGFSVTPLFEGWQTLRDDECAALELAEGSEGWVREVYLRGHDEAWVFARSVASRSALQGDGLHMDELGSRSLGELLFCDHAFQRRAIEVCHYPEHWLPEGSRAAGLWGRRSRFDRGALSVLVAEIFLPTLWEAVRARPENC from the coding sequence GTGCAACACACAAACGCTCCGCTGTGGCGCCCGCAAAGCGAACTGACACCCCTCCCCGACACATCCACGCTCGACTGGCTGTTCGACGAAGGCTCCCTGACCCGCCGCCTGACGCGCCTGTCCGATGACGGCTTCAGTGTCACGCCGCTGTTCGAGGGCTGGCAGACCCTGCGCGACGACGAATGCGCAGCGCTGGAACTGGCCGAAGGCAGCGAAGGCTGGGTGCGCGAGGTGTATCTGCGCGGTCATGACGAGGCCTGGGTGTTCGCCCGCAGCGTGGCGTCGCGCAGTGCCTTGCAGGGCGACGGGTTGCACATGGATGAACTGGGCAGCCGCTCGCTGGGCGAACTGCTGTTCTGCGATCACGCCTTCCAGCGTCGCGCCATCGAAGTCTGCCATTACCCGGAGCACTGGCTGCCCGAAGGTTCCCGGGCTGCCGGTCTGTGGGGCCGCCGCTCACGTTTCGACCGTGGGGCATTGAGCGTACTGGTGGCGGAGATTTTCCTGCCTACGCTGTGGGAAGCCGTCCGCGCCCGTCCGGAGAACTGCTGA